One stretch of Aquimarina sp. Aq107 DNA includes these proteins:
- a CDS encoding toxin-antitoxin system YwqK family antitoxin: MRNRFLFFVFTYITAIGYAQKFNSFDADGKRHGKWQKKYENSDQLRYEGTFDHGKEVGEFKFYKPNSGKMPTAIKVFSSDSDSVQIKYFTVKGKVISKGKMFGKQRVGVWTYYHKGSSEIMMTEEYKAGKLDGEQKTYFENGQLTEKIIYTNGKKQGKRIVYSQKGVLIKEFTYVDDQLHGITKYYDVKGKVKIEGTYKRDRKDGVWNYYENGKLLEQKTFPLGKTGS; the protein is encoded by the coding sequence ATGCGAAATAGATTTTTGTTTTTCGTTTTTACTTACATAACCGCTATAGGATATGCTCAGAAGTTTAACTCTTTTGATGCAGATGGTAAGAGACATGGAAAATGGCAAAAGAAATATGAGAATAGTGATCAACTTCGCTATGAAGGAACTTTCGATCACGGCAAAGAAGTTGGAGAGTTTAAGTTTTATAAACCAAATAGTGGAAAAATGCCAACAGCTATTAAAGTTTTTTCTTCCGATAGTGATAGTGTGCAAATAAAATACTTTACTGTTAAAGGAAAGGTTATTAGTAAAGGAAAAATGTTTGGTAAGCAAAGAGTTGGAGTATGGACTTATTATCATAAAGGATCCTCTGAAATAATGATGACTGAAGAATATAAAGCTGGAAAATTAGATGGAGAACAGAAAACATATTTTGAAAATGGTCAGCTAACCGAAAAAATAATTTATACTAACGGTAAAAAGCAAGGTAAACGAATAGTATATTCCCAGAAAGGAGTTTTAATTAAGGAGTTTACTTATGTAGATGACCAATTACATGGAATTACTAAATACTATGATGTAAAGGGAAAAGTTAAAATAGAGGGTACTTATAAAAGGGACCGTAAAGATGGAGTGTGGAATTATTATGAAAATGGGAAGTTATTAGAACAGAAAACATTTCCTCTTGGAAAAACAGGTTCATAG